In Allocoprobacillus halotolerans, a genomic segment contains:
- the ascB gene encoding 6-phospho-beta-glucosidase, protein MSFPKNFLWGGAIAANQAEGAYLEDGKGLTTVDMIPHGEKRMYVKLGDMYPVEMMEGENYPSHEAIDFYHHYKEDIALFAQMGFKCFRTSISWARIYPDGEGQVNEAGIAFYKSMFEECRRYGIEPLVTLCHFDVPMALVNKYGSFRSREMIECFTRYARTCFEAFDGLVKYWLTFNEINILLHSPFSGAGISFKPGENREQVKYQAAHHELVASALATKIAHEVNPQNMVGCMLAGGQFYPYSCNPEDVWLAMNKDRENLMFIDVQTRGYYPSYSQRIFKEKGIVLDIQEGDLDILKQYPVDFVSFSYYQSRCASSDPTLMPTDGNVVKSVKNPYLKTSDWGWQIDPLGLRITLNALYDRYQKPLFIVENGLGAKDVIEEDGTIQDDYRIDYLREHIKAMSDAIDDGVDLMGYTTWGCIDLVAASTGEMSKRYGFIYVDKDDEGHGTLKRMKKKSFDWYKKVIESNGEDLD, encoded by the coding sequence ATGAGTTTTCCTAAGAATTTTTTATGGGGTGGTGCAATTGCTGCCAATCAGGCAGAAGGTGCTTACCTTGAAGATGGTAAAGGTCTAACAACTGTGGATATGATTCCTCATGGTGAAAAAAGAATGTATGTCAAACTTGGGGATATGTATCCAGTGGAAATGATGGAAGGAGAAAATTATCCTAGTCATGAAGCCATTGACTTTTATCATCATTATAAAGAAGATATTGCTTTATTTGCTCAGATGGGATTTAAATGTTTTAGAACATCTATCTCATGGGCAAGAATTTATCCTGATGGCGAAGGACAGGTCAATGAGGCAGGGATTGCTTTTTATAAAAGTATGTTTGAAGAATGTCGTCGCTATGGAATTGAACCATTAGTAACATTATGTCATTTTGATGTACCAATGGCACTTGTAAATAAATATGGTTCTTTTAGAAGTCGTGAAATGATTGAATGTTTTACACGTTATGCACGTACTTGTTTTGAAGCTTTTGATGGACTTGTGAAATATTGGTTAACTTTCAATGAAATCAATATTTTATTACATTCACCTTTTTCAGGAGCTGGTATTAGTTTTAAACCAGGAGAAAATAGAGAACAAGTCAAATACCAGGCTGCTCATCATGAACTTGTGGCTTCTGCTCTGGCAACTAAGATTGCTCACGAAGTCAATCCTCAAAATATGGTTGGATGCATGTTGGCAGGTGGGCAGTTCTATCCATATAGCTGTAATCCTGAAGATGTTTGGCTAGCAATGAATAAAGATCGTGAAAACTTAATGTTTATAGATGTTCAAACAAGGGGTTATTATCCAAGCTATAGTCAACGTATCTTTAAGGAAAAAGGTATTGTTTTGGATATTCAAGAAGGAGATTTAGATATTTTAAAACAATATCCCGTAGATTTTGTATCATTTAGTTATTATCAATCAAGATGTGCAAGTAGTGATCCAACCCTTATGCCTACTGATGGAAATGTTGTGAAATCAGTTAAAAATCCTTATTTAAAAACAAGTGATTGGGGTTGGCAGATCGATCCTCTTGGTTTACGTATTACTTTAAATGCTTTGTATGATCGTTATCAAAAACCATTGTTTATTGTAGAAAATGGATTGGGTGCTAAAGATGTGATTGAAGAAGATGGCACAATTCAAGATGATTATCGTATTGACTATTTAAGAGAACATATTAAAGCAATGAGTGATGCGATTGATGATGGTGTAGATTTAATGGGTTATACAACATGGGGATGCATTGATCTTGTTGCTGCAAGTACTGGTGAAATGAGTAAACGTTATGGTTTTATTTATGTGGACAAAGATGATGAAGGACATGGAACATTAAAACGTATGAAGAAAAAATCTTTTGACTGGTATAAAAAAGTCATTGAATCAAACGGCGAAGATTTAGATTAG
- a CDS encoding sugar kinase yields the protein MNVLCMGETLLRYSTHKGHRISELDFQVHVGGSETNIAVNLAQYGFHTSLLTKLPQHALGDAVISFLHGFGVDTSHILRNDMRMGSYFLENGSGNRASQVIYDRCYSAMTSFTLKDVDIEELFQNIDVFVVSGITVALNQSIQDAVVEMVKYCRGNNILVVYDSNYRAKLWSQQEAGQALKRILPYVDILSAGYLDAKNLLEIESSKETFEERLKDVYQQIKALYPQLQYIVSTKRDILSTSVNELTGYLYDDTLHVSKTYHIDDIVDRVGGGDAFISGVLYGLLQNHDITYSLEFGCCASVLKHTIHGDANRFTVTEIEDFMSCGTSKINR from the coding sequence ATGAATGTTTTATGTATGGGGGAAACGCTATTAAGATATTCAACACATAAGGGCCATCGTATCTCTGAACTTGATTTTCAAGTTCATGTCGGTGGCAGTGAAACCAATATTGCGGTTAATCTTGCCCAATATGGTTTTCATACATCATTGCTGACAAAACTTCCTCAACATGCTTTAGGGGATGCTGTTATATCTTTTTTACATGGCTTTGGTGTCGATACATCACATATCTTAAGAAATGATATGCGTATGGGAAGTTACTTTTTAGAAAATGGCAGTGGCAATCGTGCCAGTCAGGTCATTTATGATCGCTGTTATAGTGCCATGACATCTTTTACATTAAAGGATGTGGATATAGAAGAATTATTTCAAAATATAGATGTTTTTGTCGTTTCTGGAATAACAGTGGCTTTAAATCAGTCCATTCAGGATGCAGTGGTAGAAATGGTCAAATATTGCCGAGGAAATAATATTCTTGTTGTTTATGACAGTAATTATCGTGCAAAACTTTGGAGTCAGCAAGAAGCTGGTCAGGCATTAAAACGAATATTGCCATATGTTGATATTTTATCAGCTGGATATTTGGATGCCAAAAACTTACTGGAAATAGAGAGTTCAAAAGAAACATTTGAAGAACGTTTGAAAGATGTTTATCAACAAATCAAAGCTTTATATCCACAGCTTCAATATATAGTTTCAACAAAACGAGATATTCTTTCAACCAGTGTCAATGAGTTGACTGGATATTTATATGACGATACTTTACATGTTTCCAAAACTTATCATATTGATGATATTGTTGATCGTGTAGGTGGTGGCGATGCCTTTATTTCAGGTGTTTTATATGGTTTACTACAAAATCATGATATAACATATAGTTTGGAATTTGGATGTTGTGCTTCGGTTTTAAAACATACGATTCATGGCGATGCGAATCGTTTTACAGTCACTGAAATTGAAGATTTTATGTCTTGTGGAACATCAAAGATTAATCGATAG
- a CDS encoding AAA family ATPase, whose amino-acid sequence MFSSELTNLITDWFKEKFMVVYRADAMEIHKKISDSKNNAVYIETTTNEVAKIFGINSNDLGYVVQKDRNEAKLCSIFRDKQKAIPAELFESYGTVRFINMFPLIMKALVSGAILVLDEFDANIHPMALMNIINLFHDDDINRNHAQLIFNTHNPIFLNSSLFRRDEIKFVERDDDTHLSTNYSLSDFKTSGAKGVRKVEDYMKHYFLGRYGAVKDIDFYPIFEKILNGS is encoded by the coding sequence ATGTTCAGTTCAGAATTAACGAATCTAATTACAGATTGGTTTAAAGAAAAATTTATGGTTGTTTACAGAGCAGATGCTATGGAAATCCATAAAAAAATATCAGATTCAAAAAACAACGCTGTATATATTGAAACAACAACTAATGAAGTCGCTAAGATTTTTGGTATAAATTCAAATGATTTGGGATATGTTGTTCAAAAGGATAGAAACGAGGCAAAACTTTGTTCGATTTTTAGAGATAAGCAAAAGGCTATACCGGCAGAGTTATTTGAATCCTATGGAACTGTTAGATTTATAAATATGTTTCCGTTGATTATGAAAGCATTGGTCAGTGGTGCGATTTTGGTTCTTGATGAATTTGATGCGAATATTCATCCTATGGCATTAATGAATATTATCAATCTTTTTCATGATGATGACATCAACAGGAATCATGCTCAACTTATTTTTAATACGCATAATCCTATTTTCTTAAATTCTAGTCTATTCAGAAGAGATGAAATTAAATTTGTAGAAAGAGATGATGATACACATCTTAGTACCAATTATTCATTATCTGATTTCAAGACATCAGGAGCTAAAGGTGTGAGAAAAGTAGAAGATTATATGAAACATTATTTTCTTGGAAGATATGGAGCTGTAAAGGATATAGATTTTTATCCAATATTTGAAAAAATTTTAAATGGTTCTTAA
- a CDS encoding RloB domain-containing protein has protein sequence MRKWETHKYYFSVEAPTEVLYLKWLENMILESEEAQSQVKIIARVESPMKMVKKLNTWKVNEIVHTFDFEEIQNEGSFKHTLDHMKKAEKTKHIQYRLGYSNFCFELWMILYKKYVNRHFNHRREYLDLINECFGTTFESLDKYKKEANFLKVLSMLSLEDVKKAIKNAERIMRNNQIDYQSIAYKGFRYYRENLSLTFHEHIRKILKEAGII, from the coding sequence ATGAGGAAATGGGAAACTCATAAATATTATTTTAGTGTTGAAGCACCTACTGAAGTGTTGTATCTTAAATGGCTAGAAAATATGATTTTAGAAAGTGAAGAGGCACAAAGTCAAGTGAAAATAATCGCAAGAGTCGAATCTCCTATGAAAATGGTAAAAAAATTAAATACATGGAAAGTCAATGAAATTGTTCACACATTTGATTTTGAGGAAATTCAAAACGAAGGAAGTTTTAAACATACTTTAGATCATATGAAAAAGGCAGAAAAAACGAAACATATTCAGTATCGTTTAGGATACTCTAACTTTTGCTTTGAACTTTGGATGATCCTTTACAAGAAATATGTGAATAGACATTTTAATCATAGAAGAGAATATCTTGATTTGATTAATGAATGTTTTGGTACAACTTTTGAATCATTAGATAAATATAAAAAAGAAGCTAATTTTTTAAAAGTGTTAAGTATGCTGAGTCTTGAAGATGTTAAAAAGGCAATTAAAAATGCTGAAAGAATCATGCGTAATAATCAGATAGATTATCAATCAATTGCTTATAAAGGATTTAGATATTATAGAGAAAATCTATCTTTAACTTTTCATGAGCATATACGTAAGATATTAAAAGAAGCAGGAATAATATAA
- a CDS encoding PD-(D/E)XK nuclease domain-containing protein: MYNGYHFGNLQIYNPWSILGYAASGKLKSYWVNTSSNSMIKQAMKSADEVFNEGYERLVENGELKTQVRMETSFFEANTTASLWGLLINAGYLTIDKTISFDQNKYIIRIPNQEVQKEFQDLTSYYLKVSDTELSDLFDALIDEEQKSFEIRYQKLLMTLPSYHDLKDENSYHVLFLGMCAWLKNDYKIISNREVGKGRCDIVLQSKDENKTSFVFEFKYIRDNETSQERLQTVAKQAVEQIRDRQYDIEIKGKVVYIGLAHHGKDAAIEWQEK, encoded by the coding sequence ATGTATAATGGCTATCATTTTGGTAATCTTCAGATCTATAATCCATGGTCAATATTAGGTTATGCAGCTTCTGGAAAACTCAAATCATACTGGGTCAATACCAGCAGCAATTCAATGATTAAACAAGCCATGAAAAGTGCCGATGAAGTCTTTAATGAAGGATATGAAAGACTTGTTGAAAATGGAGAACTTAAAACACAGGTCCGTATGGAAACCAGCTTTTTTGAAGCCAATACGACAGCCAGTCTATGGGGGCTGCTAATCAATGCAGGATATCTTACAATTGATAAAACGATTTCTTTTGATCAAAATAAATATATTATACGTATACCAAACCAAGAAGTTCAAAAGGAATTTCAGGATTTGACATCTTACTATCTCAAAGTGTCGGATACAGAACTGAGCGATTTGTTTGATGCATTGATTGATGAAGAACAGAAGTCATTTGAAATCAGATATCAGAAACTGCTTATGACATTGCCATCATATCATGATTTAAAAGATGAAAACAGCTATCATGTTTTATTTCTAGGGATGTGTGCATGGCTGAAGAATGATTATAAAATCATCAGTAATCGAGAAGTAGGCAAAGGCAGATGTGATATCGTTTTACAGTCAAAAGATGAAAACAAGACATCCTTTGTATTTGAATTTAAGTATATTAGAGACAATGAAACCAGTCAGGAAAGATTACAGACAGTTGCCAAACAGGCAGTAGAACAGATTAGAGATAGACAATATGATATAGAAATAAAAGGAAAAGTTGTTTATATAGGGCTTGCACATCACGGTAAGGATGCAGCGATAGAATGGCAGGAAAAGTGA
- a CDS encoding bifunctional 4-hydroxy-2-oxoglutarate aldolase/2-dehydro-3-deoxy-phosphogluconate aldolase: protein MRKSEVLTCLRQQGVVAVIRGESLEEGIAISKACIQGGLTAIEMAYTNANASQIIKELNAMYQDNPEVLIGAGTVLDAPTARNAILAGAKYIVSPSFDNDTAILCNRYGVPYVPGCMTIKEIVTAMEVGSELIKLFPGSAFGPSYVGAIQSPLPQASIMVTGGVKVDNVKQWFDAGVDAVGVGGELNKLGAKGQWDEITRVAAQYVQAVKEAR, encoded by the coding sequence ATGAGAAAATCAGAAGTATTAACTTGTTTAAGACAACAGGGTGTTGTCGCTGTAATTAGAGGAGAAAGTTTAGAAGAAGGGATTGCCATTTCTAAGGCATGTATTCAAGGAGGATTGACAGCTATTGAAATGGCTTATACCAATGCCAATGCATCACAGATTATTAAAGAATTGAATGCCATGTATCAGGATAATCCCGAAGTTTTAATTGGTGCAGGAACTGTTTTGGATGCGCCAACAGCTAGAAATGCAATTTTAGCAGGTGCGAAATACATTGTATCACCATCATTTGATAACGATACAGCGATATTATGTAATCGTTATGGTGTTCCTTATGTTCCGGGATGTATGACAATCAAAGAAATTGTGACAGCGATGGAAGTGGGAAGTGAATTGATTAAATTATTTCCTGGTAGTGCTTTTGGACCAAGTTATGTCGGTGCGATTCAATCACCATTACCACAGGCATCTATCATGGTCACTGGTGGTGTCAAAGTGGACAACGTGAAACAATGGTTTGATGCCGGTGTTGACGCTGTTGGTGTTGGTGGCGAATTAAATAAACTTGGAGCTAAAGGGCAATGGGATGAAATTACGCGTGTTGCCGCTCAATATGTACAGGCAGTGAAAGAGGCAAGATAA